The DNA region TGGATCATATCAATTTATTGAAAAAATAACACGTTCTTCCCTGCAGCTCTCTCAAAGCTTTCTTCACCTGGGGGGCGCATGCCAAGAAACCCGGCTCTTCCTTGACGGAGGGCCGGGCTTTTCGTTTTTGTTCGTAGTAGAGAGAGCTTACTGGACAATAAGGCCTTATCCGGATACGCTTAAGGTTGATTAGACCATGAATCGAGGTGTTCTTATTCGATGGAAACGAGACCTGCCGAGCCGGAAGACGAAGCCCTCGTCGATCAGACGACCTGTCCTCTCTGCCGGCAGCCCAATCAGTGCGCGTACGCGGCGAAGCTCTCTGATGCCAATGCATGCTGGTGTACGCGAGAGAGTTTTCCGGAGCGCGTCTTGAAGAGCATCCCCAAGAAATACGCGGGCAAGACCTGCATCTGCCAATCCTGTCTTCAAGCAATCAGAGCAAATACCTTGCTGCAGCTTCCCTGATCCAAGCCACGCTGTCCGTAAGCTGCCTCAACCCTGACGACAATATGCGGACCTGCTCTTGCAGCACCGCGGCATCATCCGTACCTTCGCGGTACCGGCTCAGGAAGTGCAGAAATACATCCACCATGCGCAGCCGGATTAAGACCGGGATCGCCTCAATCTCTTCGGCATTTAGGCGGATTCGGCTCCCGAAACCTTGGCAGAATCGGCTGATGGCCTCGTGCTCGCCCTCGAGCCCAAGGAATCCCGAGATTACCACGGCCGGCTCCACCACCCGGACATCCCGGGTGCAAAATTCAAAGTCCAGCAGCGCCGTAACTTTCTCGGGCTGAAGGGGATCGACCAGCAAATTGGAGAAATTGAGATCCCCGTGGACCAGCTGCTGCGGGAGCTTCCTTAACGCCCCGAGTCTTCGGCTGATGTCGTCGTACGCATCAAGTAATTGCCGGAGCTCCTGGTGCAGACCCAGAAATGCCGGTTCCGGCTGCAAACAGAATCCCTCGATCGCTTCCCTCGTGCAGGCGGGATAGGACTGAAGCAGTTCATGATACGGCCGGTAAACGGGAGGACGCACCATATCGATCTGCCCCAATGCCTCCACAAGCTCTCCCGTCTTCTCCCCGAAGGAATAAGCCGCTAGGAGGCTGTTCCCTTCCGGTCGCTGCCCTTCAAGGAACTCGAACACCACCGCATAACGTTCGCTTCCGTCCGGGATCTGCACGATCCGTTCCCCTGTTGCCGAGGGGATCGGCATCGGCGTCTCGAAGGATAGCTCGCTATGTCTCAGCGATTCCAGTACGTCAAGCTCGAATTCGATTTTGTCCTTGTCGCGGTGGGTGTTATAGATGCGGAGCACGCAGCCGCGGCCTGCTTGATGGATGAAACACGTCGTATTGTTCCAGCCGCCTGCGCCTTGACTGACCGTCCCGACCCACTCCGGCCAGCACTGTTGGATCAAACGTTCAATCATCATTATAGGTTCTTGCCCAATCTTTGAAATCACCCGTCACATTCCTTTCCCCCGGCGCTCACGTAATCACGGGCTTTTGCCCGGCAAATTGAATCACATGGGACAGACCTTGATGCAGCGCTCCTTCGCTGCGATGAACCTCTCCCATGAAAAAATGAAGGATTCTCCAATCCGCTAAGTTCCGCAAAATATCCTCCGGCTCATATAACATGTCTATCTCCTGAGGACCGCCGCTCTTGTAAGGGAGCTGATAAGTAGAATACACCTCGGTTATGAAATATCCGCCCGCCTTCACCGCCTCCTTAACGCCGCGAAGCGTCCGGAGGCGCAGCTCCTTCGGAAAATGCCCGAATATGCACACGATGTTATCCCACTGATCCGGCGTCCACGCCGCATCCTGCAGATCCTGAAGACGGGCAGCAATCTTAACGCCCTTCTCCTTCGCAAGCTTATTCGCCTTGTTCAGCCCCGCTTCTGCGTAATCCCACACGGTTACCTCGTGGCCATGCCCGGCCAGATATACCGCATTTCTTCCTTCTCCCTCTGCAATCGCCAGCGTCCGGCCGGATAAGGAGAGCCGGCTCTGCATGTCGACAACAAAGGCGTTCGGCTCCGTTCCGTATACATATTCCTCTCCCTGGAAGCGCTTGTTCCACGGATTCATCTTCTGCCACCTGCCTTCTTATTCGATTTACATCGGCATCATCTTGCCGCTTCAATGAAAGACTGCTCACATCCTATCCAAATGGGCTGGATCGGGTCATTTAGCTCGCCTTCTCAGCGGCAAATCCGTTATAGCCATTATACTAAGATGCAGCGGAGCTACAATATATCGAGCCAAATTTTAATCGCTGTCGCCAGGATGAGCAGTGCCAAAATCATCTTCAGCACGTTTGTCTTCATTCGCTTTCCGGCGGAAGCGCCTAGCGGGGAGGCGATCAGGCTTGCAACCACCATGATGGCGGCCGGCACGTAATCGACTTGCCCCGTCGAAAGCTTGCCTAGGGTCGATCCGATGGAGGAGATGAAGGTGATCGCGAGCGAGGTGGCAATCGTCATCCGCGTGGGAATTTTCAGGACGACCAGCATCAACGGCACGAGCAAAAACGCGCCTGCCGCCCCGACGATCCCTGCTCCGATGCCGACCGCAAGCGCCAATCCCGCAGCCAGCCATTTGTTGAAGGTTACCTGAGCCACCGGAATATCATCCAGTCCTTTATTGGGAATAAACATCATCACGGCTGCAAGCAATGCCAATATGCCGTACATGATATTGATAGAACTTTCGCTCATGAGGTTCGAGCCAAAGCTGCCGAGAAGACTGCCAAGTAAAATCGCCGAACCCATATACAAGATTAGGGTTTTATTCAAATATCCGCCCTTCCGGTAAGCCCAGACGCCGCCAATCGTGGCAAAAAACACTTGAACCGCACTGATGCCGGATACTTCATGCGCCGTGAAGGCCGCAAGCCCGAGCAATGGCGGAATATACAGCAGCATCGGGTATTTGATGATTGAGCCGCCGATACCGACCATGCCCGATATATAGGAGCCGATAAAACCGATGAGGAATATCGCCAAGATGTAAGTTACAGACCATTCCATGTCCATGCCCCCTTGTTTCTTTAAAAAAGGGAACCGTCACCCGGTTCCCTTGTCGCTTAGCAATCCGTGTCCTTATGAACGAACCGCGCACCGGTTCGGTCCGATCTCCATTTCACGCTGCTGCTCCGCATCCGGCATCAGGATTCCCATATTCGTTTGCCGGATCTCCCGATACGCGTTCGGCTGCGGCGGCAAGCTCTTCGTTACCAGCATTCTGAATTCCTCCTCGTTCCGTATGCTCAGCCCGTGATTCCGCTCATACAGCTCGCCGAGCTTCTTAGCTACGGTTCCATCCGCGTTCAGCTCGTCCATGATCATGAAGTGAGCCGGCAGCACCACCAGCTCCCCTGAGAGCTCTTTATATTTGGAGTACAGCGTCTCCCTTAAATCGCCGGCCCAATCCTCCGCATGCCCTGCAAGATCCGGCCGGCCGATCGAATCGATGAACAGGATATCTCCGGTAAGCAAATATTGACCGTCAATCACAAATGAGGTCGATCCGGCCGTATGGCCCGGGGAATGGAGCGCTTCAATCCGGATCACGCTGCTCCCAAGCAGAAGCTCGCTCCCGTCTTCGAGCGGCTCATACTGGAATGCCGCTTCTTTGGCGTCCTTGGCAGGCAGCCAGTACCGCGCGCCGGTCGCCTCGGCGATCTTTCGCCCGCCCGAAATATGGTCTGCATGCAGATGCGTATCCAAGACATGCTTGATGCTTACGTTTAATTGTGCCGCAAAATCGGTATATGCCTCCGTCATCCGCGTCGCGTCAATCAAAGCGGCTTCGTTGCCGGACACCACCAGGTACGACAGACACCCTTTGCCGATCCGAACGAACTGGTACAGCTCGCCTCCATCCTTCAAATCCCCGAGCTTGAGCGGAACGAGATGCTCACTCCACGCTTTCATTCCTCCCTTCAGGTAAGCAGCCTTCCGGCCTTGCTCGGCTAACATTTCGGCTATCATAATAGACGAGCCCTCTTTGGCGCATACGACCAGAATCTCTTCTTCCTCCGGTAGCTGCGCTAGAATTTCCTCCACGCCGTCGATCAGGTCGAAATACGGAATATTCAAATGCTGGAATCGCTTCCCTTCGATCCTCCAATCTGCAAAATCGGCAGCATTGCGAACATCCAGAATGAATAACTGCTCCTTACGGATCGCTTTCTCTGCAGCCTCCTGCGGGAGCATCGCTCTTATTGACATCGTGCTTTTCCTCCTCCATCTTTAAAAAACCCGTTATTTCCTGTTCAGCATTCTCCGTGCTTGATTATCATGATGAGAGCATCTTCGTCATCGATCGGTCACACCATGGACCCGCTCATTTCTCCAGACTGCATGTCTGGCCGCTCCAGCCGCTCATGCCGGGCACAACGTTAACGACACGCGAGAAGCCGCTGTCTGCAAGCCTTTTCGCCGCCATGTCGCTGCGTGCGCCTGTCCGGCAAATCACATAGATCCGGTCTTCCTTGTCCAGCTCACTTAACCGAAGCTCCAGCTCCCCGAGCGGGATCGAAACCGCGTTTGGAATGTGACAGAAAGCAAATTCCGCCGCCTCCCTGACGTCCACCACAACGATGGACTCTCCGGCTTCAAGCGTCTTCTGTAGTTCTGCGGGTTCACATACTTCGGAATACTCGAGCACAGCCTGCTCCTGATCAGTCGTTTTGCGAAGATAATGCTTCAGTACGCCATCTTCCTCCAAGGTACCCAGATACTGATGCCCCGAGCTTTCCGCCCAGGCTTTCATGTCGGCCTTGGATCCCGGATCGGTTGCCTCGACCTCGAGCACCTGGCCCGATTGCAGATCCTTCATGGCTTTCTTCGTTCGCACGATCGGCATCGGACATGCCAGCCCTTTCGCGTCCAGCTTTGCATCGGATTGGATTGCAGTCATTACAATCAAACCTCCATTCGAATTTTTATATACCCATAGGGGTATAATTTCGATTAAAAAAATTCAATCTGCATTTTCATTAAAGAAAAATGGCATTAATACTCGGGATCCTTTCAACTTTGCGCCTGGATCTCCTTGTCAAATAAACAAATTTACATTCCCATCCTGGGCATCTCCCAGATAGGCCGCAACGCCCGCATACTCGATGCCGTCGAGCAGCTCCTCCGCCTGCAGGCCGAGAAGATCCATCGTCATCGTGCATGCAACCAGCTTGA from Paenibacillus ihbetae includes:
- a CDS encoding cysteine-rich CWC family protein: METRPAEPEDEALVDQTTCPLCRQPNQCAYAAKLSDANACWCTRESFPERVLKSIPKKYAGKTCICQSCLQAIRANTLLQLP
- a CDS encoding phosphotransferase enzyme family protein, with protein sequence MIERLIQQCWPEWVGTVSQGAGGWNNTTCFIHQAGRGCVLRIYNTHRDKDKIEFELDVLESLRHSELSFETPMPIPSATGERIVQIPDGSERYAVVFEFLEGQRPEGNSLLAAYSFGEKTGELVEALGQIDMVRPPVYRPYHELLQSYPACTREAIEGFCLQPEPAFLGLHQELRQLLDAYDDISRRLGALRKLPQQLVHGDLNFSNLLVDPLQPEKVTALLDFEFCTRDVRVVEPAVVISGFLGLEGEHEAISRFCQGFGSRIRLNAEEIEAIPVLIRLRMVDVFLHFLSRYREGTDDAAVLQEQVRILSSGLRQLTDSVAWIREAAARYLL
- a CDS encoding class I SAM-dependent methyltransferase — its product is MNPWNKRFQGEEYVYGTEPNAFVVDMQSRLSLSGRTLAIAEGEGRNAVYLAGHGHEVTVWDYAEAGLNKANKLAKEKGVKIAARLQDLQDAAWTPDQWDNIVCIFGHFPKELRLRTLRGVKEAVKAGGYFITEVYSTYQLPYKSGGPQEIDMLYEPEDILRNLADWRILHFFMGEVHRSEGALHQGLSHVIQFAGQKPVIT
- a CDS encoding sulfite exporter TauE/SafE family protein, translated to MEWSVTYILAIFLIGFIGSYISGMVGIGGSIIKYPMLLYIPPLLGLAAFTAHEVSGISAVQVFFATIGGVWAYRKGGYLNKTLILYMGSAILLGSLLGSFGSNLMSESSINIMYGILALLAAVMMFIPNKGLDDIPVAQVTFNKWLAAGLALAVGIGAGIVGAAGAFLLVPLMLVVLKIPTRMTIATSLAITFISSIGSTLGKLSTGQVDYVPAAIMVVASLIASPLGASAGKRMKTNVLKMILALLILATAIKIWLDIL
- a CDS encoding MBL fold metallo-hydrolase, coding for MSIRAMLPQEAAEKAIRKEQLFILDVRNAADFADWRIEGKRFQHLNIPYFDLIDGVEEILAQLPEEEEILVVCAKEGSSIMIAEMLAEQGRKAAYLKGGMKAWSEHLVPLKLGDLKDGGELYQFVRIGKGCLSYLVVSGNEAALIDATRMTEAYTDFAAQLNVSIKHVLDTHLHADHISGGRKIAEATGARYWLPAKDAKEAAFQYEPLEDGSELLLGSSVIRIEALHSPGHTAGSTSFVIDGQYLLTGDILFIDSIGRPDLAGHAEDWAGDLRETLYSKYKELSGELVVLPAHFMIMDELNADGTVAKKLGELYERNHGLSIRNEEEFRMLVTKSLPPQPNAYREIRQTNMGILMPDAEQQREMEIGPNRCAVRS
- a CDS encoding sulfurtransferase TusA family protein, giving the protein MTAIQSDAKLDAKGLACPMPIVRTKKAMKDLQSGQVLEVEATDPGSKADMKAWAESSGHQYLGTLEEDGVLKHYLRKTTDQEQAVLEYSEVCEPAELQKTLEAGESIVVVDVREAAEFAFCHIPNAVSIPLGELELRLSELDKEDRIYVICRTGARSDMAAKRLADSGFSRVVNVVPGMSGWSGQTCSLEK